A window of the Deltaproteobacteria bacterium genome harbors these coding sequences:
- the polX gene encoding DNA polymerase/3'-5' exonuclease PolX: MTPREVAAVLREISQLLQLKGENAFKVRAYDMGADAFETLPPDPAASGGLYERVKAGTLSELEGVGKAIDQKVTELVNTGKLEYLEKLRLDFPRGALDLVQIPGLGPRKAAILIRELDVVNLDDLEKAAHAGRVRVLKGFGEKTEQAILEGIAKVRVRQTARKPLWETRPLAEQLVASVRRALGVVRAEIAGSVRRYNETNGDVDVVAAVKGPVEPVMQAFADAAGVAEVLARGGTKCSVRLRDGLQADLRVVTEAQFATALHHFTGSKQHHVKLRGIARDKGLSISEYGLARLDGGAPLQPESEEALYGMLGLQPVPPELREDLGELELAAKRELPQLVAQPDIRGFVHCHSTWSDGKATIEEMVRAAGALGAEFITITDHTRAAHYANGLDVERLRRQWDEIAEVQEKVPQVQILRGSEVDILEDGALDWPPDILDKLDVVICSVHQRFKLDEARQTERIRRALLHPKCGIWGHPTGRYLGDRDPMPARWEELIAIAAERGVTIECNGTPHRLDFSAELLRVARKHKAKICLSVDAHSTKELENLHYAVGTARRGWTERDRVINARPADQFLKMMWSRSPV; encoded by the coding sequence ATGACCCCGCGTGAAGTGGCGGCGGTGCTGCGGGAGATCTCGCAGCTCCTGCAGCTCAAGGGAGAGAATGCCTTCAAGGTGCGCGCCTACGACATGGGCGCGGACGCCTTCGAGACGCTTCCGCCGGACCCGGCCGCGTCCGGCGGGCTCTATGAGCGCGTCAAGGCCGGCACGTTGTCGGAGCTGGAAGGCGTCGGCAAGGCCATCGATCAGAAGGTCACCGAGCTCGTCAACACCGGCAAGCTCGAATATCTGGAGAAGCTGCGGCTGGACTTCCCGCGCGGCGCGCTCGACCTGGTCCAGATTCCCGGCCTCGGGCCGCGCAAGGCGGCGATCCTGATCCGGGAGCTCGACGTGGTGAACCTCGACGACCTGGAGAAGGCCGCGCACGCAGGGCGGGTGCGGGTGCTCAAGGGATTCGGCGAGAAGACCGAGCAGGCCATCCTCGAAGGCATCGCCAAGGTGCGCGTCCGCCAGACAGCGCGAAAGCCGCTGTGGGAGACGCGGCCACTGGCGGAGCAACTGGTGGCGAGCGTTCGCAGGGCGCTCGGCGTGGTCCGGGCCGAGATCGCGGGCAGCGTCCGGCGCTACAACGAGACCAACGGCGACGTCGACGTGGTCGCCGCGGTCAAGGGCCCGGTCGAGCCGGTCATGCAGGCGTTCGCGGACGCTGCCGGCGTCGCCGAAGTACTGGCGCGCGGCGGCACCAAGTGCTCCGTGCGCCTGCGCGACGGCCTGCAGGCAGACCTGCGCGTGGTCACCGAGGCGCAATTCGCCACCGCCCTCCACCACTTCACCGGAAGCAAGCAGCATCACGTCAAGCTGCGCGGGATCGCGCGCGACAAGGGGCTGAGCATCTCCGAGTACGGGCTGGCGCGGCTGGACGGCGGCGCCCCACTGCAGCCGGAATCGGAAGAGGCGCTGTACGGAATGCTCGGGCTGCAGCCGGTGCCGCCGGAGCTCCGCGAGGATCTGGGCGAGCTGGAGCTGGCGGCAAAGCGCGAGCTCCCGCAGCTCGTCGCACAGCCCGACATCCGCGGCTTCGTGCACTGCCACTCGACCTGGTCCGACGGCAAGGCGACCATCGAGGAGATGGTCCGCGCCGCCGGCGCCCTGGGGGCCGAGTTCATCACCATCACCGACCACACCCGCGCCGCTCATTACGCCAACGGCCTCGACGTGGAGCGGCTCCGCCGCCAGTGGGACGAGATCGCCGAAGTGCAGGAGAAGGTGCCGCAGGTCCAAATCCTCCGCGGCAGCGAGGTGGATATCCTCGAGGACGGCGCCCTCGACTGGCCGCCGGACATCCTCGACAAGCTCGACGTGGTGATCTGCTCGGTCCACCAGCGCTTCAAGCTCGACGAGGCGCGCCAGACCGAGCGCATCCGCCGCGCGCTGCTGCACCCCAAGTGCGGCATCTGGGGGCACCCGACGGGCCGCTACCTCGGCGACCGCGATCCGATGCCGGCGCGCTGGGAAGAGCTGATCGCGATCGCTGCCGAGCGCGGTGTGACCATCGAGTGCAACGGGACTCCGCACCGGCTGGACTTCAGCGCCGAGCTGTTGCGCGTCGCCCGCAAGCACAAGGCGAAGATCTGCCTGTCGGTGGACGCGCACTCGACCAAGGAGCTGGAGAACCTGCACTACGCCGTGGGCACCGCGCGGCGCGGCTGGACGGAACGCGATCGCGTGATCAACGCGCGCCCGGCGGACCAGTTCTTGAAGATGATGTGGAGCCGATCGCCCGTGTGA
- a CDS encoding AAA family ATPase has product MATEQTPEPSNVILQRFFETSESARKAATHLRSAAEVGVQFTDIKGDFRFTLVDGKPRFLDGKAKDPDFELTMAPGAVTAIAAQPNADVGELGILFFQHIVAQDPQRKIRVKLHSGLIKLTMRGWVGVMMSGGGKVLGWLASKGLKGPSAIAHAVSRLRKG; this is encoded by the coding sequence ATGGCGACCGAGCAGACCCCCGAGCCCTCGAACGTGATCTTGCAGCGTTTCTTCGAGACCAGCGAGTCCGCCCGCAAAGCCGCCACGCACCTGAGATCCGCCGCCGAAGTGGGCGTGCAGTTCACCGACATCAAGGGCGATTTCCGCTTCACGCTGGTCGACGGCAAGCCGCGCTTTCTCGACGGCAAGGCAAAGGACCCGGACTTCGAGCTGACCATGGCGCCCGGCGCGGTCACGGCCATTGCGGCGCAGCCCAACGCCGACGTCGGCGAGCTCGGGATCCTGTTCTTCCAGCACATCGTCGCGCAGGACCCGCAGAGGAAGATCCGGGTGAAGCTGCACAGCGGGCTGATCAAGCTGACCATGCGCGGTTGGGTCGGCGTGATGATGTCGGGCGGGGGCAAGGTCCTCGGCTGGCTGGCGTCGAAAGGTCTCAAGGGTCCTTCCGCCATCGCGCACGCCGTCAGCAGGCTGAGGAAGGGCTGA
- a CDS encoding divalent-cation tolerance protein CutA, with protein sequence MTDALLVLTTLPTADAAAQFAKAVVGERLAACANILPALRSIYRWEGKIQDENEVLVLLKTQKTHLARLMARILELHPYEVPEVLAIPVEQGHAAYLDWIARETA encoded by the coding sequence ATGACCGACGCCCTCCTCGTGCTCACGACGTTGCCCACCGCCGACGCGGCGGCGCAGTTCGCGAAGGCCGTCGTCGGCGAGAGGCTCGCCGCCTGCGCGAACATCCTGCCCGCGCTCCGATCGATCTATCGCTGGGAGGGCAAGATCCAGGACGAGAACGAAGTGCTCGTGCTGCTCAAAACGCAAAAGACCCATCTCGCCCGCCTGATGGCGCGCATCCTCGAGCTCCACCCGTACGAGGTGCCCGAGGTGCTGGCGATTCCCGTGGAGCAGGGGCACGCCGCGTACCTGGACTGGATCGCTCGCGAGACGGCGTAG
- a CDS encoding response regulator, with product MGSKGTAYSLLVVDDEPLALNLIERTFAAEADMDVRVTTSPIRGLEIADRQELDLIITDQRMPEMDGLAFLGRVRERRPRAHRILLTAYPEMEVALRAINDGLVYRFVLKPWDLDDMRVSVRRAVEAKRLADAHESMAAKLSAQFDELVRAERLATIGRLSAGVGHELANAATPLLMNAQWLGEEVVRLRELFRACAQAVEAGFPAEALEKLTVLTGRMQERNSDDLNEILASIGAAGMQMRSVIEGMKRAVGDAPDPAPYDLNQGVLSAVSLLRHRFKSRIELERDLTAIPAVLCRGPEIAQVLLNLLVNAADAVESSTLRTVRVRTWERGGKVHLEVSDSGPGIDPAVRNRLFEAFVTTKQNGRGTGLGLSICKNIVESHGGSISVDSESGNGARFTVTLPACA from the coding sequence GTGGGCTCCAAGGGGACCGCCTACAGCCTGCTGGTGGTCGACGACGAGCCGCTCGCGCTGAATCTGATCGAGCGCACGTTCGCGGCAGAAGCGGACATGGACGTCCGCGTGACGACCTCGCCGATCAGGGGCCTCGAGATCGCCGACCGGCAGGAGCTCGACCTCATCATCACCGACCAGCGGATGCCCGAGATGGACGGGCTCGCCTTTCTCGGCCGCGTCCGGGAGCGCAGGCCGCGGGCGCACCGCATCCTGCTCACCGCCTACCCCGAGATGGAGGTCGCGCTCCGCGCGATCAACGACGGCCTCGTCTATCGCTTTGTTCTCAAGCCCTGGGATCTGGATGACATGCGCGTGAGCGTCCGGCGCGCCGTCGAGGCCAAACGGCTGGCGGACGCGCACGAAAGCATGGCGGCAAAGCTCAGCGCCCAATTCGACGAGCTCGTCCGCGCCGAGCGGCTCGCTACGATCGGCCGGTTGTCCGCCGGCGTCGGTCACGAGCTCGCAAACGCGGCGACGCCACTGTTGATGAACGCGCAATGGCTGGGGGAAGAGGTGGTTCGCCTGCGCGAGCTGTTTCGCGCCTGTGCGCAGGCGGTCGAGGCCGGATTCCCGGCGGAGGCGCTCGAGAAGCTCACGGTTCTGACGGGCCGCATGCAGGAGCGCAATTCGGATGACCTCAACGAGATCCTCGCATCGATCGGCGCCGCAGGCATGCAGATGCGGTCCGTGATCGAGGGAATGAAGCGCGCCGTGGGCGACGCCCCGGACCCTGCGCCGTACGACCTCAACCAAGGCGTACTCTCAGCCGTTTCCTTGCTCAGGCATCGGTTCAAGTCCCGCATCGAGCTCGAACGCGACCTGACAGCAATTCCGGCGGTACTCTGCCGAGGACCGGAGATCGCGCAGGTGCTGTTGAACCTCCTCGTCAACGCAGCCGACGCAGTCGAAAGCTCGACGCTGCGGACGGTGCGCGTCCGGACCTGGGAGCGCGGAGGGAAGGTCCACCTGGAAGTTTCCGACAGCGGGCCCGGCATCGACCCTGCGGTCCGGAACCGCCTCTTCGAGGCGTTCGTGACTACCAAGCAGAATGGACGAGGCACCGGGCTCGGACTGAGCATCTGCAAGAACATCGTGGAGTCCCACGGTGGCTCGATCTCCGTCGACTCGGAATCCGGAAACGGCGCGCGGTTCACGGTCACGCTGCCTGCGTGCGCCTGA
- a CDS encoding GNAT family N-acetyltransferase: MVQANHRCGVVLKGGKEVTCASVATFPPAVSARSSISNPSPVGSPSRSSGPPPSTSNEWRIRPLKRGDREAAFKLLAADGWVVPAQDQEAVLSWVVQHPELESFVAHDALSYTRILAMITMSHRPQLRVGGRVASIDLFVVAAEHRHKGIGHDLLTQALRRSEALACKRVEMMLPEARDERHAFFESYGFVNNGRDLYVRGIS, translated from the coding sequence ATCGTTCAAGCAAATCATCGATGCGGAGTTGTCCTCAAAGGTGGCAAAGAAGTAACCTGCGCTTCCGTGGCCACTTTTCCGCCGGCGGTCAGCGCCCGCTCTTCGATCAGCAACCCCTCTCCGGTCGGCAGCCCTTCGCGCTCGAGCGGCCCGCCGCCGTCGACGAGCAACGAGTGGCGCATCCGGCCGCTGAAGCGCGGCGATCGCGAAGCAGCCTTCAAGCTGCTCGCCGCCGACGGCTGGGTGGTGCCGGCGCAGGACCAGGAAGCGGTGCTTTCCTGGGTCGTCCAGCATCCGGAGCTCGAGAGCTTCGTCGCGCACGACGCCCTCTCGTACACGCGCATCCTGGCGATGATCACGATGTCGCACCGACCGCAGCTCCGCGTCGGCGGAAGAGTGGCGTCGATCGATCTCTTCGTGGTCGCCGCCGAGCACCGGCACAAGGGCATCGGGCACGACTTGCTGACGCAGGCGCTGCGCCGCAGCGAGGCGCTCGCGTGCAAGCGCGTGGAGATGATGCTTCCCGAGGCGCGCGACGAGCGGCACGCGTTCTTCGAGAGCTACGGGTTCGTCAACAACGGCCGCGACCTCTACGTTCGTGGGATCAGCTAG
- a CDS encoding thioredoxin has translation MAAKGGGLGTTLRNAPPAAPTPAPAGADQIYKVALGDAPQKGSAEAKITIVEWSDFQCPFCGRVMDTLRQIEKSYGADVRFVFKHNPLPMHPDAPYAARAAIAAQKQGKFWEMHDKLFEANNSRQPDALKQEKVDAMAKAIGLDMERYQRDVNAADTAQTIRDDQTQAAKLGANGTPHFFINGARVSGAMPFESFKAVLEGQLKRANAALGSGVARKDLYEHLIKDGQSGPPAPPPSAVPQPQARNVDPGDGPWAGSKKPKVTIVEWSDFQCPYCGRVEPTLKQILDTYKDNVRLVWRNEPLGFHPNAMPAAKAAMAAAKQGNEKFWKMHALMFAHQTELSEAKYEEWAKQIGLNLAQWKKDKESPEVAALIAKDNSYAQQVGAEGTPSFFINGKFISGAMPFETFKAVIDEQVRKADELLKKGVKQDKLYQALVEENVKAAGGSPQAQAAAAVPAADQRFEVQVGNAPAKGPKNAPVTIVEFSDFQCPYCGGAQETLKQVMARYGGKVRLVWKNQPLSFHPNAMPAAEAAMAAYGQGNDKFWAMHDRLFTNQQDLSPAYYEQVAREIGLDVPRWKEAIDSHSGQAAIQADMSAGNAVGANGTPTFFINGRRLVGARPFESFKQIIDAELSSKVAKK, from the coding sequence ATGGCCGCGAAGGGCGGCGGGCTGGGAACCACCCTGCGCAATGCGCCGCCGGCAGCCCCCACCCCGGCGCCGGCAGGCGCGGACCAGATCTACAAGGTCGCGCTCGGCGACGCTCCGCAGAAGGGAAGCGCGGAGGCGAAGATCACCATCGTCGAGTGGTCGGACTTCCAGTGCCCGTTCTGCGGCCGGGTGATGGATACGCTCCGCCAGATCGAGAAGAGCTACGGCGCGGACGTCCGCTTCGTCTTCAAGCACAACCCGCTACCCATGCATCCCGACGCGCCGTACGCGGCAAGGGCCGCCATCGCGGCCCAGAAGCAGGGCAAGTTCTGGGAGATGCACGACAAGCTGTTCGAGGCGAACAACTCGCGCCAGCCGGACGCGCTCAAGCAGGAGAAAGTCGACGCGATGGCCAAGGCCATCGGCCTCGACATGGAGCGCTACCAGCGCGACGTGAACGCGGCGGACACCGCGCAGACCATCCGCGACGATCAGACCCAGGCGGCAAAGCTGGGCGCCAATGGGACGCCGCATTTCTTCATCAACGGCGCGCGGGTCTCGGGAGCGATGCCGTTCGAGTCGTTCAAGGCAGTCCTCGAGGGGCAGCTCAAGCGCGCCAACGCGGCGCTGGGCAGCGGCGTCGCGCGGAAGGACCTGTACGAGCACCTGATCAAGGACGGCCAGAGCGGTCCGCCCGCTCCGCCGCCCTCGGCCGTCCCGCAACCACAGGCGCGCAACGTCGACCCCGGTGACGGCCCCTGGGCGGGCTCGAAGAAGCCGAAGGTGACCATCGTCGAATGGTCCGACTTCCAGTGCCCGTACTGCGGAAGGGTCGAGCCGACGCTGAAGCAGATCCTCGACACCTACAAGGACAACGTCCGCCTGGTCTGGCGCAACGAGCCGCTCGGCTTCCACCCGAACGCGATGCCAGCGGCGAAGGCAGCGATGGCGGCCGCGAAGCAGGGGAACGAGAAGTTCTGGAAGATGCACGCGCTGATGTTCGCGCACCAGACCGAGCTGTCGGAAGCGAAGTACGAGGAGTGGGCAAAGCAGATCGGGCTCAATCTCGCCCAGTGGAAGAAAGACAAGGAGTCGCCCGAAGTCGCTGCGCTGATCGCGAAGGACAACTCCTACGCGCAGCAGGTCGGCGCCGAGGGAACGCCCTCGTTCTTCATCAACGGCAAGTTCATCTCCGGCGCCATGCCGTTCGAGACGTTCAAGGCGGTGATCGACGAGCAGGTGCGCAAGGCCGACGAGCTGCTGAAGAAAGGCGTGAAGCAGGACAAGCTCTACCAGGCGCTCGTGGAAGAGAACGTCAAGGCCGCCGGTGGATCGCCGCAGGCGCAGGCCGCCGCGGCCGTTCCTGCCGCGGACCAAAGATTCGAGGTCCAGGTAGGGAACGCGCCGGCGAAGGGTCCGAAGAACGCGCCGGTCACCATCGTCGAGTTCTCCGACTTCCAGTGCCCGTACTGCGGCGGCGCCCAGGAGACGCTGAAGCAGGTGATGGCCCGGTACGGCGGCAAGGTCCGGCTGGTGTGGAAGAACCAGCCGCTCTCCTTCCATCCCAACGCCATGCCCGCGGCGGAAGCCGCCATGGCCGCCTATGGCCAGGGAAACGACAAGTTCTGGGCCATGCACGACCGGCTGTTCACGAATCAGCAGGACCTTTCGCCCGCCTACTACGAGCAGGTGGCGAGGGAGATCGGGCTGGACGTTCCCAGGTGGAAGGAAGCGATCGATTCCCATAGCGGCCAGGCGGCCATCCAGGCCGACATGAGCGCCGGGAACGCGGTCGGCGCCAACGGAACGCCCACCTTCTTCATCAACGGCCGGCGGCTGGTCGGGGCCAGGCCGTTCGAATCGTTCAAGCAAATCATCGATGCGGAGTTGTCCTCAAAGGTGGCAAAGAAGTAA
- a CDS encoding mechanosensitive ion channel, with amino-acid sequence MGPPDQPSGAVLSSLDVAAPAKPSLWSALVGDLQPRHVVTAVVLLALASVLSRFINLAFRRTLERHRQRGTLLPETATQLALTRRLLNVGIWITATAVVLSQFQALRVISAGLLASAGISGIIVGFAARGTLGNAIAGLTISITQPIRIGDDVELRGERGIVEDIHFTYTVLRLGDGRRLIIPNDALASEVVKNATMGGVTRVARAEALVPAAGSPEIVRSALLALAKSYEHLDHAAAEPEVYYVRVDERGTLLRLVATCTDAPAADRLVQKALARAAQVVFRRAL; translated from the coding sequence ATCGGTCCTCCGGATCAACCTTCCGGCGCCGTGCTCTCTTCCCTCGACGTCGCTGCGCCGGCGAAACCGTCGTTGTGGTCCGCCCTCGTGGGAGACCTGCAGCCCAGGCACGTGGTCACGGCCGTGGTGCTGCTGGCCCTCGCCTCTGTCTTGTCGCGTTTCATCAATCTCGCCTTCCGGCGGACGCTCGAGCGGCATCGCCAGCGCGGGACCTTGCTTCCGGAAACCGCCACGCAGCTCGCGCTCACCCGGCGGCTCTTGAACGTCGGCATCTGGATCACTGCCACGGCGGTGGTGCTCTCGCAGTTCCAGGCGCTGCGCGTGATCTCCGCCGGCCTTCTCGCATCGGCCGGCATCTCCGGGATCATCGTCGGGTTCGCCGCCCGCGGCACGCTCGGCAACGCCATCGCCGGGCTGACCATCTCGATCACTCAGCCGATCCGCATCGGCGACGACGTGGAGCTGCGCGGCGAGCGCGGCATCGTGGAGGACATCCACTTCACGTACACGGTGCTTCGCCTCGGAGACGGGCGACGGCTCATCATCCCCAACGACGCGCTGGCGTCGGAGGTGGTGAAGAACGCCACCATGGGCGGCGTCACGCGCGTCGCCCGCGCGGAGGCGCTGGTGCCCGCGGCGGGCTCCCCGGAGATCGTGCGCTCCGCCCTGCTCGCCTTGGCGAAGAGCTACGAGCACCTCGATCATGCGGCCGCCGAGCCCGAGGTCTATTACGTCCGCGTCGACGAGCGGGGAACGCTGCTGCGGCTGGTCGCCACCTGCACCGACGCTCCGGCCGCGGACCGGCTGGTCCAGAAGGCGCTCGCCCGGGCGGCGCAGGTCGTGTTCCGGCGCGCACTTTGA
- a CDS encoding penicillin-binding protein, translated as MPLERPPEGEIDETRQDRGEGQQHHGRDHVPGLQVSHEGGPQRRFRRRSDVEGREHGAGRLIRRTDPSTAEVAARPTPGTMPTVNDNRRRLRPRPVLIVTACAVAGLCFAARGQQAPEQRPGESPPAMDADEITPGEQMGEPDEANAQDIANAVGEAQAELDGGASEAPAEVKQVPAAATNAVVQHVDHPQGLGLWKNAKIVGGAYVAKTPEGKQARLTLEPKLQGSMEKLLRMYRPVGAAVVALDPKTGKVLALAEYGEGGATQSLYPAASVFKIITGAALLEKGVNPDVETCYHGGVHRLVRKLLEDKPHLDRRCLSLSMALAKSANVVFAKMAVKHLDADDLRKAAEQFLFNRPIFDQPLEQSRAQIPETGLDFAKSAAGFGEVKLSPMHAALIAAAVGNGGVAMEPSLIDSIDGEAVEPTGSMRLLNPETAGTLRDMMKLTVSQGTATYIFRERHRNVLGDIQVAGKTGSLSIHKRPFKDYSWFVGFAPADDPKIAVASVVVNGLKWRIHAPYIAREALKAYLVGGPLGQPPVARVKHYRRKKRKI; from the coding sequence ATGCCGCTCGAGCGTCCGCCGGAAGGCGAGATTGATGAAACGCGACAAGACAGAGGCGAGGGCCAGCAGCACCACGGCCGTGACCACGTGCCTGGGCTGCAGGTCTCCCACGAGGGCGGACCACAACGACGGTTTCGCCGGCGCAGCGACGTCGAGGGAAGAGAGCACGGCGCCGGAAGGTTGATCCGGAGGACCGATCCGTCAACCGCAGAAGTTGCGGCACGTCCAACCCCCGGTACCATGCCCACGGTGAACGACAACCGCCGCCGTTTGCGTCCGCGACCCGTCTTGATCGTCACAGCCTGCGCAGTCGCCGGCCTTTGCTTCGCCGCCCGCGGCCAGCAGGCCCCGGAACAGAGGCCTGGCGAAAGCCCGCCCGCCATGGACGCCGACGAGATCACTCCCGGCGAGCAGATGGGAGAGCCCGACGAGGCGAACGCCCAGGACATCGCCAACGCCGTGGGCGAGGCGCAGGCGGAGCTCGACGGCGGCGCCTCCGAGGCGCCGGCGGAGGTGAAGCAGGTTCCGGCCGCGGCGACGAACGCCGTCGTGCAGCACGTCGATCATCCGCAGGGGCTGGGGCTCTGGAAGAACGCGAAGATCGTCGGCGGCGCCTACGTGGCGAAAACTCCCGAAGGCAAGCAGGCCCGGCTGACGCTGGAGCCCAAGCTGCAGGGATCGATGGAGAAGCTCCTGCGCATGTACAGGCCGGTCGGCGCCGCCGTCGTGGCGCTCGACCCGAAGACCGGCAAGGTCCTGGCTCTGGCCGAGTACGGGGAAGGCGGGGCCACCCAGTCCCTTTATCCGGCCGCCTCCGTCTTCAAGATCATCACCGGCGCGGCCCTTTTGGAGAAGGGCGTCAACCCCGACGTGGAGACCTGCTACCACGGCGGCGTCCACCGCCTGGTGCGAAAGCTCCTCGAGGACAAGCCGCACCTCGACCGCCGGTGCCTTTCGCTGAGCATGGCCCTGGCCAAGAGCGCCAACGTGGTGTTCGCGAAGATGGCGGTGAAGCACCTCGACGCGGACGACCTGCGCAAGGCGGCCGAGCAGTTCCTCTTCAACCGGCCCATCTTCGACCAGCCGCTCGAGCAGTCGCGCGCGCAGATCCCCGAGACCGGGCTGGACTTCGCGAAGAGCGCCGCTGGATTCGGCGAGGTGAAGCTGTCGCCGATGCACGCGGCGCTGATCGCGGCCGCGGTCGGCAACGGCGGTGTGGCCATGGAGCCTTCGCTGATCGACTCCATCGACGGCGAGGCGGTGGAGCCCACGGGATCCATGCGCCTGCTCAACCCGGAGACGGCCGGCACGCTGCGCGACATGATGAAGCTGACCGTCTCGCAAGGAACCGCTACCTATATCTTCCGCGAGCGCCACCGCAACGTGCTCGGCGACATCCAGGTGGCCGGCAAGACCGGCTCGCTCAGCATCCACAAGCGCCCGTTCAAGGACTACTCCTGGTTCGTAGGGTTCGCTCCCGCCGACGACCCGAAGATCGCCGTCGCCTCCGTGGTGGTGAACGGCCTCAAGTGGCGCATCCACGCGCCGTACATTGCGCGCGAGGCGCTGAAGGCCTATCTGGTGGGCGGCCCGCTCGGCCAACCCCCGGTCGCCCGGGTGAAGCACTACAGGCGGAAGAAGAGAAAAATCTGA
- a CDS encoding glutaredoxin family protein: protein MHEVVLYTRDRCSLCRTAKAAILALRREFAFEFREIDIGWSGELYEEHKHDIPVVEIDGQRAFKHRVDAAVLKERLSPS from the coding sequence ATGCACGAAGTCGTCCTCTATACCCGCGACCGATGCTCCTTGTGCCGCACGGCGAAAGCGGCCATTCTCGCCCTGCGCCGCGAGTTCGCCTTCGAGTTCCGCGAGATCGACATCGGCTGGTCCGGCGAGTTGTACGAGGAGCACAAGCACGACATCCCGGTGGTCGAGATCGACGGACAGCGGGCGTTCAAGCACCGAGTCGACGCCGCGGTGCTGAAGGAGAGGCTGTCGCCGTCATGA
- a CDS encoding TlpA family protein disulfide reductase has protein sequence MSKPYSGIPLDEKRTWVVPRWLKEAFVAFAIVSVLAVGISKGVQHFGAVSDRARSAVEADEMDGKPAFSFKLPARGGGEIDLSSLRGKTVLVNFWATWCPPCREEMPSLWRLAQSFDPQSFEVVTVSVDDGWEPVEKFLAAPRTPYRVALDEGAKVSRTYGTTKYPESYLVDRDGKLRLKFVGPRNWTDPNVATLLQEFGARRKG, from the coding sequence ATGAGCAAGCCGTACTCGGGGATTCCGCTCGACGAGAAGCGCACCTGGGTGGTGCCGCGCTGGCTCAAGGAGGCGTTCGTCGCCTTCGCCATCGTGTCCGTGCTCGCCGTGGGCATCTCCAAAGGCGTCCAGCATTTCGGCGCTGTCAGCGACCGCGCTCGCAGCGCGGTGGAAGCCGATGAGATGGACGGCAAGCCCGCCTTCAGCTTCAAGCTGCCGGCGCGGGGAGGGGGCGAGATCGATCTCTCCTCGCTCCGCGGCAAGACCGTGCTGGTGAACTTCTGGGCGACCTGGTGCCCGCCCTGCCGCGAGGAGATGCCGAGCCTTTGGCGCCTGGCGCAGTCGTTCGATCCGCAGAGCTTCGAAGTGGTCACCGTCAGCGTGGACGACGGATGGGAGCCCGTCGAGAAGTTCCTCGCAGCGCCGAGGACGCCGTACCGGGTAGCGCTCGACGAGGGGGCCAAGGTGTCGCGCACGTACGGGACCACCAAGTACCCTGAAAGCTACTTAGTGGATCGAGACGGCAAGCTCCGGCTGAAATTCGTCGGCCCGCGCAACTGGACCGACCCCAATGTCGCGACCTTGCTTCAGGAGTTCGGGGCGCGGCGCAAGGGCTAG
- a CDS encoding dihydrodipicolinate reductase, with amino-acid sequence MGLGAIGRGIARCALQKHDLEIVAAIDLDHHRVGKKLSDVVDAPTPDVVIGSDASAEMRKAQGGILLHATGSRLDRVEGELAQALTAGLSVVSTCEELSYPWLRHPEIAERLDKLAQKRKRALLGTGVNPGFVMDRLPATLGAVCGRVDRVRVTRVVDSRTRRKQLQLKTGAGLNEEEFDRGVDEGTIGHVGLMESAALASLGVGLEVDEVDESIDPVEADEDLQGDGFTVPKGGIVGLKQVARAFHDGKEVAVLDLTIALGALEPRDAIELEGDPGIRVIIPGGTHGDKATAWTVVHAAPLVQGSEPGLISVLDLPAGR; translated from the coding sequence ATGGGCCTCGGGGCCATCGGCCGCGGCATTGCTCGCTGCGCGCTCCAGAAGCACGATCTGGAGATCGTCGCCGCTATCGATCTCGACCACCACCGTGTAGGCAAGAAGTTGTCGGACGTAGTGGACGCTCCGACGCCGGACGTCGTGATCGGGTCCGACGCAAGCGCGGAGATGCGCAAAGCCCAGGGCGGCATCCTCTTGCACGCGACGGGCAGTCGGCTCGACCGGGTCGAGGGCGAGCTCGCGCAGGCCCTCACCGCGGGCCTCTCCGTCGTTTCCACCTGCGAGGAGCTTTCCTATCCCTGGCTGCGGCATCCGGAGATCGCCGAGCGGCTCGACAAGCTGGCACAGAAGCGCAAGCGGGCGCTCCTCGGCACCGGCGTCAATCCGGGTTTCGTGATGGATCGGCTGCCTGCCACCCTGGGAGCGGTCTGTGGCCGCGTCGACCGGGTCCGCGTCACGCGGGTAGTGGATTCGCGGACCCGCCGCAAGCAGCTGCAGCTCAAGACGGGCGCGGGACTGAACGAGGAAGAGTTCGACCGGGGCGTCGACGAGGGCACCATCGGGCACGTCGGCTTGATGGAATCCGCCGCGCTGGCGTCGCTGGGGGTGGGCTTGGAGGTCGACGAGGTCGACGAGTCCATCGATCCGGTGGAAGCGGACGAGGACCTGCAGGGCGACGGCTTCACGGTGCCGAAAGGCGGGATCGTCGGGCTCAAGCAGGTGGCGCGCGCTTTCCACGACGGCAAGGAGGTGGCGGTGCTCGACCTCACCATCGCGCTCGGCGCTCTGGAGCCGCGCGACGCCATCGAGCTCGAGGGAGACCCCGGGATCCGCGTCATCATCCCGGGCGGCACGCATGGCGACAAGGCGACCGCCTGGACGGTGGTCCACGCGGCGCCGCTGGTCCAAGGGTCCGAGCCAGGCCTGATCAGCGTTCTGGATCTGCCGGCGGGGAGATAG